The following are encoded together in the Bradyrhizobium sp. CCGUVB1N3 genome:
- a CDS encoding PaaI family thioesterase codes for MPVQPTTEFSIEEARRVLGDVFAPWVQDLGLSVERIDHEPPPNDTDWQPGAVLRMAFSERLCRSGGVVCGQALMALADTSMVIAILAANRGYRPMTTVDQTTHFMRAVSSSDVLADAKVVRLGRTMSFGRVTLLSATDNKPVAMVSSAFAMLPG; via the coding sequence ATGCCAGTGCAGCCAACGACGGAATTCAGCATCGAGGAGGCGAGGCGCGTGCTGGGCGACGTGTTCGCGCCGTGGGTTCAGGATCTCGGCCTGTCGGTCGAGCGCATCGACCACGAACCGCCGCCGAACGATACAGACTGGCAGCCAGGCGCGGTGCTGCGCATGGCCTTCTCCGAGCGGCTGTGCCGCAGCGGCGGCGTGGTCTGCGGCCAGGCCCTGATGGCGCTCGCCGACACCTCGATGGTGATCGCGATCCTCGCCGCCAACCGCGGCTACCGGCCGATGACGACCGTCGACCAGACCACGCACTTCATGCGCGCGGTCTCATCGTCGGACGTCCTGGCGGATGCGAAGGTGGTGCGGCTCGGACGCACCATGAGCTTCGGTCGCGTCACGCTGTTGTCCGCCACCGACAACAAGCCGGTGGCAATGGTCTCGAGCGCGTTTGCGATGCTGCCGGGGTAG